The following nucleotide sequence is from Thioalbus denitrificans.
AGAAGGACTCCATGTCGCCGGCCACGTCGGCGCGGGCGGCGGTCGCGGCCAGCAGTGCGGCCGCGCAGAGACAGGCGAGCAGGCGAAGGGGCATGGTCAGTCTCCCGCGAGGATGCGTGTCACGAAGGGATCGGGCGCCCCAGGCGCCATGAGGGTGTAGATGCGGTCCCGGAGCTCGGAGTGGCTCACGTAGCCGAAGCTGACGGGGTGGATGGCCCGGGAGCGGGGCTCCACCAGGTAGACCGCGGGCACGGTGTCCACCTGCAGGGCCACGCCGGCGCCGGCGTTCAGCCGCGGATTGGGGTACTCGAGCAGCCCGCCGCCGTCCAGGCTCACCGGAATGACGTGGAAGCCGTAGGCCCCGGCGAAGGCCCTGAGCACAGGCGCGAAGCGGTGGCAGTAGGGGCAGTCGGACTTGAAGAAGAAGAGCAGCCCCCGCCTGGCGGCCAGCTCCCGCAGCGCGGCGTCCATGGCCGCCAGGCGCGTGTCGTTGCGCACGTGGACCGCCTGGTCGTTGACCGGATGCTCGATGCGCGTGTCGAGCGCCGGGGTGGACCACAGCACCCGCTGCCAGCTCTCGGCGAAAGCCCCGGAGCGGGCCATCACCTCCTGGTTGAGGCGCATGTAGGCGCGCACGGCCGCCTCGCGCTCCCGCGGCCGGTCGGCCATGATGGCCGCCGCCCGCGCCGCCTCCAGGGCCTGCTGGAGCCCCTGCAGGGCCGCCACGGGATCGGGTGCCGCTGGCGCGGCGGCCGCCGGCGCCGGGAGCTCGGCTTCGGGCGCCTCCCGTTTCGTCTCCGGCTCAGGCTCCGGGTCGGGCGCCTCGTACCAGAACCAGCCCTCCCCCGGGCGGGTGAATAGGGAGCCGCCCTCCCCGGCCAGGACCACGACCGGGAGCAGGAGCAGGACCACCAGCAATGCCCTTCTCATGGCATCATCCCCCGGATGCGCTCCTCCATCATCCGGCTCATCTCCACCTCCGAGGGGCGGATGACCGACTCAGCCGCCTGAAGGGCATCGGCGTAGAACTCCGAGAAGTCGATGGCGGCGAAGTCGAGGGAAACCAGCTCCTCGGGGGTGAAGCCGCGGCACTCCGGGCGCTTGGCCTCGCCCCAGCCCAGGTCGATCTGGGGCCGGCCCTGCTCGTGGATGATGCGCCCCAGCTTGGACTTGAAGCAGCAGTAGGTGTACTTGCGGGCGATGCAGCCGAAGGGGGTGTCGTTGCTGCAGTAGTTGCCCACGTAGTGGCACTGGCCGGCGCCCCGGCGCTCGGCGAGGATCCGCTCGTCCTCGCTGCACTGGGCAAGCCCCAGGTCCTGCCCCCAGCCGCTCTCCTTGCAGCAGTTGGAGAAGCCGAGCACGGTCTTCTTGCAGCGCAGGTCCTCGCCCTTGAAGATGACCAGCGTCTCGGTGTCGAAGTCCTTGGCCGCCGCCTCGATGGCGCCGAGGTAGCTCGCCGCGAGCGCGAAGTCCTGGTTCGGCTCGTAGCCGGTGTCGAAGCACTCCCCCTCGATGCAGAAGAGCGCCCCGCCGCAATCGAGCACGGTGCGCGACTCGCCCGCGCCGGCCGGGCAGCGGAAGGTCTGCTCGTACTCGGTGCAGCGGCCCTCCCCGTCCCGGGTGAGGCAGAGCGAGCCGGTCTGGGTGCAGCCCCGCTCCCGGAGCTCGGCGCAGTAGGGCTCCTCCTCGGTGGCCCCCCCGGCGCCGCAGAGGTAGTCCCCCTGGTAGCGCCAGCAGGCCCGGTGGACCTCCACCCCGTCGATGATGCGGGTCTCCTCCGGCTCCAGACACGTCTCCGCGCCGACGGCGCTGCAGGCCTCCCCGGTCCCGCAGGTGCTGCTCCAGTGGTCCGTCACCCGGGGCTCCCCCTCCAGGCGGAACTGGAAGCGCGCCCCGTAGCGGTGCCAGCTGCTCCCGCCGTCGTCGTCCACCTCTGCCACCACCTGCCAGCCGTTGCCGGCGGAAGGCAGCTCGAGGATCCGGCAGGCGGCGGTGTCGTCGTAGCTACCCTTGGAGATGCGGCTGCCCGGGTCCCAGAGCGCGCAGGAGGCGGCCGCCAGACTGTAGCGGTCCGCCTCCCCCGCCGGCGGGTCGAAGGGGACGGTGAGCTCCTGCCAGAACTCCACGCAGGGCGCCGTGACATAGTTGCCGGTCTCCGGGTCCTTCACGAGACAGCTGCCCTCCCCCTTGTTGTGAGCCACCGAAAGGACCTCCCCGGTGCGCAGGTCGATGCGCCAGGTGCCGCGGTCCTTGAGATAGGCGCCCACGTGGAGAATCGCTTCCTGGGCCGCCGGCCGGTCCACCTCCACCTCGAGCACCCGCTGGCATCCCACCTCGGCCCGCACGCCCCACTCGGTGCAGCGCTCCTCGCTATAGGTGGCCGGGGCCAGCGGGGCCTCCCGGGCCTCACAGCCGTCATACTCCCCCGTCAGGCGCTGCCCGAGGGTGGCCTCCGGGTCGCCGGCGATCGCCTCGCCACGCTGCAAGAGGGGGTCCTTCTCCCGGTCCAGGGTGAAGCGCGGCCGGCTGAAGGCGGTCTCATCCACCCAGCGGCCCGTCTCGTGTTCCGGCAGCGACTCGCGGGCGCGCGCCTCGATGCCGAGCCCCTCGTCGTAGTAGTCCCGCTCGGGCACGTCGCTCCCCGCGTAGCCCGGCACCTGCTCGGTCGGCGTAGCCGTCGCCGCGTCGCGGACGCTCTCCTTCCCGGCATTCCCCAGGGCCTTGCCGAGCCCGAGAGCAGACTCGCGGGTCAGCTCCCCGGCCATGACGGGATGCGCCAGCGCCAGCAGCAGGAGGAGAATCCACGGGCGCCGCATCAGCCGCCCTCCCCCAGCCGCCCGAGCCAGTGTCGGGCCAGCTCCCGGGCCCGGGCCGAGGCCGCTTCCCGCGCCATCACGCCAAGCGCGTAGTCGAGAGTGACATCGCCAGCTACCTTCACATGGGGCGGGGTCTCGCAGCGGGTGTTGGAGCAGGCGCCGGGCGGCTCGAGCGGCAGCACGAAGGCCGGCACCGCGCCCACCTCGAAGCGCTGGAACAGCGTCGGGTCGATGACCAGCGCCGGCCACCGGGGGGCATCGGGCGCCGCCGAGGCCTCCAGGTCGATGCCCGCCAGCTCGGCCAGCCGCGCC
It contains:
- a CDS encoding conjugal transfer protein TraF, which produces MRRALLVVLLLLPVVVLAGEGGSLFTRPGEGWFWYEAPDPEPEPETKREAPEAELPAPAAAAPAAPDPVAALQGLQQALEAARAAAIMADRPREREAAVRAYMRLNQEVMARSGAFAESWQRVLWSTPALDTRIEHPVNDQAVHVRNDTRLAAMDAALRELAARRGLLFFFKSDCPYCHRFAPVLRAFAGAYGFHVIPVSLDGGGLLEYPNPRLNAGAGVALQVDTVPAVYLVEPRSRAIHPVSFGYVSHSELRDRIYTLMAPGAPDPFVTRILAGD
- a CDS encoding conjugal transfer protein TraN is translated as MRRPWILLLLLALAHPVMAGELTRESALGLGKALGNAGKESVRDAATATPTEQVPGYAGSDVPERDYYDEGLGIEARARESLPEHETGRWVDETAFSRPRFTLDREKDPLLQRGEAIAGDPEATLGQRLTGEYDGCEAREAPLAPATYSEERCTEWGVRAEVGCQRVLEVEVDRPAAQEAILHVGAYLKDRGTWRIDLRTGEVLSVAHNKGEGSCLVKDPETGNYVTAPCVEFWQELTVPFDPPAGEADRYSLAAASCALWDPGSRISKGSYDDTAACRILELPSAGNGWQVVAEVDDDGGSSWHRYGARFQFRLEGEPRVTDHWSSTCGTGEACSAVGAETCLEPEETRIIDGVEVHRACWRYQGDYLCGAGGATEEEPYCAELRERGCTQTGSLCLTRDGEGRCTEYEQTFRCPAGAGESRTVLDCGGALFCIEGECFDTGYEPNQDFALAASYLGAIEAAAKDFDTETLVIFKGEDLRCKKTVLGFSNCCKESGWGQDLGLAQCSEDERILAERRGAGQCHYVGNYCSNDTPFGCIARKYTYCCFKSKLGRIIHEQGRPQIDLGWGEAKRPECRGFTPEELVSLDFAAIDFSEFYADALQAAESVIRPSEVEMSRMMEERIRGMMP